The Vigna unguiculata cultivar IT97K-499-35 chromosome 1, ASM411807v1, whole genome shotgun sequence nucleotide sequence TGGTTTACTCATGTTAATGAATTTCCTTGATTCTAGTTGACTACCTAGTTGATTTTCGTGTTCTGCATATCCTATGCCTTCTCTATTCAGTACACTTCTTTGGGAACCTAGCATAGCATCTAGATAATTTCTTCCTAGAGTGAATCTAGTTAATGTACTCATTAGATATTTGATTCTCTCTAATTGTTTGGAACAATTTTCACAATTAAGCACACTCTTTTTGCAATCACcacttttatgtttttcaatattttcaagcTCAGTTTTCAATTCTTCATTTTCTGTTTCAAGCTGTTTTAATCTATTTTCAAGCCACCTATTTTCACCTTTATGTCTGTTATTAGAGTATTGCAACTTTCTAGCCTCTTCATGCAACTCATTATATACATCAAGTAGTTGATAGAACCTAGTTTCATAACTTTCATCAATAGATTCAAGATCAAGATCACTTACACTGCTGTCAGAGGATTTTGTATCagccatcaaacatagatttgtttcttcttcattgCTTTCACTTGAATCATTAGAGGTGCTGGAGTCATTATCCTCCCAAGCAATATAAGCTTTCTTCACTCTCTTGGACTTGCTTGTGGCCTCACTTTTTTCCTCCAATTTCTTTTTGATCTTGAGAATTGGACACTCAGGTTTGATATGACCAGATTTACCACACTCATAACATGTTGGAACGCTGGAAGATGACTCTTGCTTCTTGGAAGAGAATCTTCTATTTCCTGCAGCAGATTTtccatttgatttatttttgtactttaaaaactttgaaaaacGTTTTACCATCAGATTTAGTGCCTCAGAATCAGAAGCTTCATCCTCTTGTTCTGCAGCAGTTTCTTTATCCTTGGTTTTGCTTCTTCCGTCAGTTTTTGCAGCAACTTTTAATGCAATGCTTTGCCTTTTCTctccttcctcttcctcttttaAACGTCCAAGTTCCAATTCATGTTCTCTTAATTTTCCAAAGAGAGTTGCCATACTCATTGTGGTGAGATCCCTTGATTCAGAGATTGCAGTAACCTTAGGCTGCCATGCTCTATTCAGACTTTTCAGTATTTTGATATTCAGTTCTtccttttcaaaaacctttccCAATGCTATGAGATGATTCACAATATGAGTGAACCTTTTTTGCACATCATAGATTGTTTCCTCAGCCTTCATCCTaaacatttcatattcttgaattaaTGTGTTCTTTCTAGCTCTCTTGACTTCATCCGTGCCTTCATGAGTTACCTCTAACACGTCCCACATTTCTTTTGCGGATTGACAAATTGATACCCTGTAGAATTCATCCAATGTTAGTGCAGATGAGATTATATTCTTGGCTCTCACATCATAATGAGCacgtttattttcatcaagagtCCAAGATAGAAAATCTTTAGGTATAGCTTTTCCTTCCTCAATTTTTGTAGGTATAAATGGACCATTAACAATAGCATCCCACACACCTTTATCAACTGAttctaaaaagattttcattctGATTTTCCAGAAAGGATAGTTATCTCCAGAAAATAAGGGTGGTCTGTTTATTGAAGCCCCTTCAGAAAAAGTCTGTGAAATATTGGCCATCTGTCAGGATCTAGTCGACTATGTATTCGACTAaccaggctctgataccacttgttagaatttatgcaccaatatttcacaaccaagagggggggggggtgaattggttttaacagATTTTGTCCAGTTTTAAcactttgaaattgttttgataataacctttgcttttgaatcaattgaaatggTATAGTGTGATGCTTGATGTACGGAGCATTTGTACTATGACAAAATATAGAGGGAAAGAGATAAAGCACACAGAaaaatttatactggttcgattcttacgaatctacatccagttcatctagcaaaccacagctagatatattcactatatcacaagaatttcaagatttacaaatacaattgataaatctaaattctaagataaGGAACACAAATGCAAGGCATCCACACACTTGCACAACACCACAACAGCAAGGCAAACACGCACTTGCAGAGGGCAGAAAAAAACCAGAAACAAATTGTTTCAAAACTGTATCAAAACACAAACAAAGCAAAGACTACAAATTGGATTGAATACACCTTTTCAAGATTGAGATCTCTTCATCTTGCCAAGTCAACAATGAATGTGTTTTGATAGAAATCTTCAAAAGGACCTTCCAAGATTTGCTCCAAGAGACTGTTTCgcacttctctttctttcttctgaTTTCCCAGTTCACACCCAGAAAATTGCAGAAACTGTTTTTATATCACAGATGCAAACAGCCACGaacctagtcgactacattagttggctagtcgattATCGGGGCAACAAATTAACAGATTCAGGATTTTACACAcatagtcgactacattagttggctagtcgactatcgAGGCAGCAGATTAACAGATTCAGGATTTTATACACatgtcatgttaaccattgtcatgctatgtcatgttaaccattgtcatgctattatggacatcatcaaaaacatttcaaatacatttaatcAACAACAGTATATTTGTATCTTTgttatttacttttttcataCATATTGTAGTTGAACAATTATGATAGTTATTCCTATGTTATAGGTACCTGCTGCAATTACAAGTCTGTGATGATGCAAATAATTATGCTAACTTTGTTGTGTGGGATCAAGAGTGTAAAAACATTATTGGCATGTTAATTGTTGATTTGCAAAGGAAAATGATTgaggtcattttttttttctgatacaTTCCATGTATTTCATTACTAagtttaaatgtattttttttattggattgTTAACAGATAGGTGAAAATGATCCAAAGTGTTTTCTTGATGATTTGCATGTAATGTTAGGTTGTAGTTTTGAATTCAAAGTCTGAATCCATCCAAGAGCTAGATGTGCCTCTGTGATTAAAGTGTCTGACGTTCCACAAATAGTGACATATGTTAAAAGTCTCATACGTCTAGTAgaagtaatatattatttatatattatgtttttctcagtttataataatttaactttatataaCTTTATTCTTTATAGATTTGTGACTATAGTGAAAAGAGCATTATGAATTTGGTATCTGAGAGTTCTAATACCATGGTAAGTACATTTTAACTTTTGTAATGTAATACaagtttaatgtttattttaatagtaatttttgtaatgtttatttgctttgtgaATTTTTGTAATTGTAATAAAATCGTAAATCATAAATGTGTTTATGTATTTATGCGTATGAGTTTAAGTGCAAAAGTTGATAATGACATTGATGATGATTGAATTGCCTAAGGACATTGATTCTACTCAAGTATCAACAATtaagatgaagaaaaatataaaagggagaagatttaaataaaatattatggtgTAAAGTATTTAAATCAAGATCCCCTATGATAAACTATCAGCCTTAATAAAACTTTGATCCcttttgtgatatatatatatatatatatatatatatatatatatatatatatatatatatatatatatatatatatatatatatatatatatatatatatatatatatatatatatatatatatatatatatatatatatatatatatatatatatatatatatatatatatatatcagtggCGGATTTTGACCAACAttgttgggggagccaaaataatacatccaaaatttatacatttaattattggcATTAATACcgtaaaaatgaatatataacttAGTATAACAATAAGCTACATCATTAGCGGggaatcaaaccacacttaaaatatataaaaaaaacaatcgATGAtcatcaaaccacacttaaaatccaattataaaaaacatagaGTATAATCcattttcttctatgttcataaaataaaaaattaatatacaatagagtcattaaataaattattaaactaatatttcactatcaagtgagacaaaagataattaccttcttctttatttcttcaagAATAGAAGAGAACAACTAAgatatgagagcaaaaataatagatctttttctctttagaaacaaaagaaaatagacatataatggaaccacaattaaaatatgattataaaaaacacatagtacaataatttttcttctatgttcataaaataaaaaaaataatataaaagaggttcattaagtaaattattaaactaatatttcaccaTCAAGTGAGATgaaagaattaccttcttcttttcttcctcgagaatggaagagaacaaaggagaaataagagcaaaaataaaatatttttttcttttcatatacaAAAGAAACGAAcacaaataagaatgaaagatgagaacaatttgtgagaaactcaaactataatgaaaaaaaataataaaaatatcttgataaatcttttaattctttattatgtatggttttatattttattatttattaccattaattattatttttataaaagaaaagaatatttgatttaatatttataataaaaaaatcaaaatacataatatttattataaaaaaattaaaatacctatcataaaaaaatttctaaattttgggggggccatggccctaCCCTGCCACCATTATCCTCCGCCACTACCTTGGATTCTTTTAGTGAATTAGCAATTTTGAAAATGGGCGACAATGTGGGTTTAGCCTAGAGGGCTAGCCCACAGGCCCGATAAAAAACGTGATGCGGACTGAGATATTTAGTCCGCTAGCCCATAAAAGTCTAGCATGCATAATTTGTAGTCCACGCAGGCTGGCCCATTGCCTGTGGTCTTGTATGAATGTTCCTAGGTCTTGTATAAGCACAGGGGCAAATCATTTAAAGGGCAAGGAGGGGCCACGCCCTCCCCCcgtaatatttttgaatttttttgtaaattatatgtatattttttaatattttaacttatatttatatttttgaaattattttaaatttttaaaaaattatatatagtatattttaaaaattaatggaaattaaattgtgtgactttttatttcttttataaaacacaACCTTTAATCTTAACAAAGTtggtcatttaattttttttagtctttatttggttccgatttttgaaaaagttgatgTAATTTGggtattttcattatattttttgaagtgtatcaaaatatttttcatcaaaattaacacTAGGATCATGTTAATTGTACCGACAAAGCAAAACATCATTGTTAACCGTTTCAATTTTCaacaaattgagactaaaaaaacatTAGACAACCAACTAGAcattttttgacaaataaagaaacaaaaaataataattaaaccaaatatttattaagatatttttttatttcttttgcattgtctttctaatttttcataacttgtattctcatatattttctttgttgttttaaaagaaaaaaaagaagatacaaactcattattattttttatttctcatttgttttcctttatttcTTTGAAACAGAAAAGGTAACTCTCTATCGTCttacttaataataaaatattagtttaagagttattaacatgattttttttatcttaaaagccttttgcaaattcattttttctgaatatataagaaaaaaaattgtattcgaatattattttgagaaaaaatatttatacagatggaaaataaaataatagatttattttttttaaaatgataaaagggAAGCTATTCGTGAAGATGAGAACACATACATTCTATTTCTTCGTATACTTTGAAACATTATACCAATGATCCAATTGTTTAGTTTAaggaattattttttgaaacattatactaataatttaatttaatgatcaaaaaattatattattttggccctTCCAAAACTTTTGGCCAAGATCCGCCACTATATAAGTggaaaagatattttttgtgtatttttgaatgtgttaaaatttgaaaaatacatcGTGTATTTCAAAGTACAGATATGAACATGATGagaatgttgaattatcaatttattattcaattccCCAaagtttttgcttaattttgtcAACTTGTTAAAGTTTCCCACTTTGTTGCTCATTGAAagttttttaacataaattaaaaaaaaaaagcaggcAAAACTTATGCGGGATGGGCCAGACTTTTCAGCCCACATTTTCAATGTGTGATGGACTAGCCCCACCCGTATTTTGTGGGCCAAGTGCAGGGCAAGCCTAAACGAGCCGAATCGTTCCATATTGTCATCCTAATTTTGAATTTGGATAACAATTAGCACTATTACAAAATTAGATATGAGTTGCCATATATTAGTACCTTGGTGTGACACGTAGCAATATCacactttctttaatttttttcatataatgtataagaatataaataaataaaattataaaaaggttaatataaaaaatattaaaaaaactatctaaagaaaaataaaaaactaaattaatatatattttattcttttgtttttgtaaaatatgttaaggaaaaaaacaacattcaaaatttttaaaaaaccaaacaattttttttttaaatttaaaaatgtatatatatattttttaattttgttttaaagttttttctttgttttctttaattttattaggttagtttttttttaaatttatttactttaaaattttatttatttattttttcttaatacattatatatatatatatatatatatatatatatatatatatatatgtgtgtgtgtgtgtgtgtgtgtgtgtgtgtgtatgtatgcgCGGgcgttttattgtttttaatattaactatttttgaattttatttatttttcttaatatattatataaaacaataattattaaggTGTTCCAAAGTGAGAAGTATATTTAGATTCTTAAAGGAAAATCAAGGAGTACTTAACCCCAAAGGATCCAATATAGTTTAAGTactaaaaatattctttaatatgtttttgaaagCATGCCTTGCAGCAAGAAATTTGTGTAGTATCTTGACAAGGGTTGCTAAAGAGATATGACTAGTGACTtggataaatttaataaaaattctcTAAAAGTCAACGGGGATATAATCTAATGAGATATTATTGGTCTTCAATAGACATCtatcatttttataccctttaagtgagatcaatgatcgatctttgctgcacgagtgtctactcgtccctccgactacaggccaccacctaatagtttacacgtgggaataactttgccacaacATCTCACTATGACACCAAGTGAAGCTccctaaaacaaaaataagtttgtagttgttcttagactaccaaaactctatcaaaATGCACTAAAGAGGGCAACCACCCGAAACCTCaacgtacgagccacaacttgCACACTTCattggacttcctaaaccaccaggctacaacttAGAGTGGTCACATGTTACCCCAATACGAGATGCACTAGTAACTGGGCCCCCAACCAAAgcctcgcatcatgaacatcacctaaagctATGTAGAAACTCTTCCTCGTGCACCATCACTGcaccaaaaccgcctggcgcgCATCTCACGCCGCTAGGCGGAATCTGGTTCAGACCACCTGGCAGGCATCACACACCGCCAAGCGCCAGCAGAATCCCTCACTGCACCGTCACCGCCTGGCAGACTCCACCTTGCCGCCAGGTGCCTCGCATCGatagtggccactgccactaaTTTTGGACTCTACCGCCTGACAGCTCGCtccatgccgccaggcgccataccagtagcgcactgctactggtttttggcactttacATAGGTCCAAAAGGACCCCAGTCATACAACGCATAAATTATAGTACCAATATAGTTTTCCAGTCATAAATCCATAATTAGATTACATCGCACCCATTTAGGCAAACTATCAAATCATTCATTAACATGCACACATACTCTCCTTCATTTAACACTTTAAACATGCAACAAGCACTCCACGTCGATCCAGTCTTATGATCATACAgtctaatatttacataaacTCTTGACACCACACATTGGTCAATAGTGTAGGTGTACTTTAATACAATTCACAATCACAAAACCATGTCTAGGGAAAGATTATACCAACCATACCATTTCATATAAATTCATCTCACCCTTATTACCAAATTAACATACTCTCTGGAATATAGCTTATCTCATATGACAACCATTTTCGCTTTCTTTAACCTTATTTAGTTTCCTAACATGCCACTTGCATCTACATGCTCCATTTTAGTCGTATACATAATAATTCACCCTTTAAATACCTAATAACGTGAAATCCATACAAATTCAACACAGCAGGCTAAACTGACGAGCCGCCTAGCGGCAGTtcctgtaccgccaggcggtgcatgcaTATCTAGGTTCTGCCCAGGTTTTTCCAGCACTGAAATGCATCCTAATATCCCAATTACAACACCCACCTTCATGCTAACGGGTTTCTATATGCACACATCATACAAAGTTCATACATCATCCATATTATTCTATATTCGGTAAAATCAATGCATCAATCATTGAAATAGTTCATGATTATTATCCCCAATCCCAACATAAACCCTAACCCCCAATTCCATTCTCGAGTTCATGCAATTTCCATCAATTTAGTAACTACAAACCATAATTCATCATGCCAATCATATATGTGCAATAAGAATACAACCCAAATACCACAACATCACTGACAAACCAaccaaaacgaaaaaaaaaacaacaacagcGAATATAGCGCCTGGCGGGTCGCTTCCAACCGCTAGGCGAATCATATGAAGCCTAGAAAATTGGGTGCAACCACATGTGCCACTTGGCGGCAGTTCATGCGCCGCCAGGCAGTTtttggaaaaatccagaaaataCGAACAAAACAAGAATTTAAAGGTTTCACAGTTCAAACATGGCCCAAAAGACATCTTCATACGATACAGAATTAAAACATACAAtaagaactcccctaacctggtttcctttgccaaatttgaaaattgcaACCTtttcccttgatcaccaatggtctCCTTTATCTTTCTCTCCCCACTCACCCTTTGCTTCACTCAATTCTCCCAATACACTCCCAATCTCGTCCTCTCTGCTCTCACCTCAAAGACAGCTTCACAATACCCTTTCTCTTACCCCTAATTAGCTTTTTATTGTGACCTTAATATGGTTTGATTgcaccaaaacaaaaatagcatTAATCCACAATTAATCATCACTTAATGGCCTAATGCCTTTTGTTTTTCAGCCACCCTTACTGCCATGTACTCTAGGGTTTACGTGCCTCTTCACTTCCATGCTAGtgtaaattttaacaaaaagaaaattattttgctcaagccaaggtttgaacacatCACCCCACAATTGAAATTCAAGTGCCCAACCAACTCAACCAAGTCATCTTGCATGCCAATATTTATGCATCTAAAATTATCTACTTACACATCACACTCCAAACATGTCAtcgaaaaataataaaattaaataacacacaattggcatagataagactcaaacctaagtcctttcacacaattaaagtactctcaaccacttaagctagtatttttccacgtcataaaggttaacatttaatgtcataaaagcttctcctacccgcatttattaaataattatttatttaattatttaaatttagtgggtcTTACAACTGGTGTTGGTAGAATCTTCCTCACCAAGTGTATGCTTTGAAAAGAAAGCAAATCAAATCATATGTATTCACGCCAATCGAaatatcatatgaaaaaaaaaatcaaacgtTGTATTCTACAGAGGATTCAGTGTACTGATGATGATTCTTTTAACTACAAACTTTCAACATACAAAAAGACCAAAAGGGCAGAGAAAAGGACCTGTGGCTAAATTTCAAGTGTGTGCTTTAGGTTAATATCCTTAGTAGTTTAGTTTCTTAGCTTTATAGTAGCTTTACTTTTTGCACACATTCTCCAGGTAGATAGGTGTTCCTTTAGGACAACCTAGAATTTGGAAATCTAAAATTCATTCAATGTCAAGATTTTTTGTTTGGATACCAACAAAGTTCGTAAATCTAACTTTAGTTGAGAACTTCAAAGAGAgttgtttatttcttttgtaattgtaataactatcatttttcttttgtaattgtAATAACCGtcatattgaaaattttatacataCTTTATACTTTTCTGCATTGCTATTTGGTTAATGAGAAAATTCATCTTTGTTTTCTTTGACTATTCTTGTTTTGCATAATTTGTCTGTGTGCATGTGCTTTGTATCTTGTAGTGAGTCATGTGTAAATAGTTCCAACAGAGTGCTATCTAGAGCCAAGTTATGAAGAACCTTGTTGTGAAAGAATAGAAGGGCACATTATTGTGAGAGTGTGCAACCATGACTGTCATAACCACAAAATCGCGACAGGATGACgacaaaaattaatcaatttttcaaaaatgtaaattttagaAAGGGAGTCACCACCGTAGTTTATCtaggaaaactatggaaaacctaaaaataaatataaatacataaccATCTCTTATCATCTCATTCTCttatttctcttctctttcattccctttattttattttattttatcaaaaaactAAACACAATGTTTAATGTGATTTATGTGCATTCCAACAAATCCCTATgttattcttaaatattttttgtgcgAAATAAACTCTTTcaagtttaaaatttgaatttaatgtCTAAGTTATAAAAGTTTTCACgaatttacataaaatttagaataatggAAAAAGTGATTGAGGACCGTAGGGTTTGCATTTGTCGATGCTAATGGGATAAAATAGAACTTCCTATCAAATTGGTTCTATCATACACATttgatagtttttttaatacttttattttttgatattctttaatgtaaaatattgtttttatatttgaaatcttTTGTATCCAAGTGttattttatcactataattgtataaataaattttatttactataatataataatttaaagtaattttcggggactttttttatcaccatccaatatatattaaatttcgaAAGATGAGAAATCTATGTTAAATGTTAGTCATCATTAgtctattttttgttatttgtgtcttgttgtgaattattatttttatttgtgtctaaaataaagagatttcattataatttaaaaattctattaaagagacatttaaaataaaatattttttcatttgaatatttgtttatctttcatatttttaattttttttttaaattttatcaaataggTTTTACTATTgttagaaaatttaataaatattttggttctattaaaattttattaggtactttaatttgaaatatatacaattacaatatgttttctttttcgtaattttttattattttattaaaattaattaattgatatagCTAGTAAGGAAGCATATACGTGTACGTATACAAGTATATACTAGATAGAGatgagaatgagaaaaaagtttgatttCGTTGGATTTAGATATAAGGATTAAGATGAATTTTATCTTTAGGAATTAGTATAACATGATGAAACTCATTTCCGCTTTGCCCCGTTGCCATCTTTACACCTAACTCgcacaaaataatgaatacaattttatattttcttactcATAATATAGAGTAAGTCTTAATTACAACCGATGCTAAAATAGCATCGACTAGACCACACaattaactaatatatttttacatttttctatGTAATGTGGAGTTAGCGTCGTCTGATCGACTCTAATAATGTCTTAAAGTGAGAGGACACTATATTTTTGTTGCTAATCCATGCATTCTTGTAGtgattacatt carries:
- the LOC114182757 gene encoding uncharacterized protein LOC114182757, producing the protein MANISQTFSEGASINRPPLFSGDNYPFWKIRMKIFLESVDKGVWDAIVNGPFIPTKIEEGKAIPKDFLSWTLDENKRAHYDVRAKNIISSALTLDEFYRVSICQSAKEMWDVLEVTHEGTDEVKRARKNTLIQEYEMFRMKAEETIYDVQKRFTHIVNHLIALGKVFEKEELNIKILKSLNRAWQPKVTAISESRDLTTMSMATLFGKLREHELELGRLKEEEEGEKRQSIALKVAAKTDGRSKTKDKETAAEQEDEASDSEALNLMVKRFSKFLKYKNKSNGKSAAGNRRFSSKKQESSSSVPTCYECGKSGHIKPECPILKIKKKLEEKSEATSKSKRVKKAYIAWEDNDSSTSNDSSESNEEETNLCLMADTKSSDSSVSDLDLESIDESYETRFYQLLDVYNELHEEARKLQYSNNRHKGENRWLENRLKQLETENEELKTELENIEKHKSGDCKKSVLNCENCSKQLERIKYLMSTLTRFTLGRNYLDAMLGSQRSVLNREGIGYAEHENQLGSQLESRKFINMSKPSSIVCFYCCKSGHTSNKCYFKKHGVPEGKYKWIAKNSNVANMKGPKYKVGT